The following DNA comes from Malania oleifera isolate guangnan ecotype guangnan chromosome 12, ASM2987363v1, whole genome shotgun sequence.
TGTAGCTTGTatttctagtttctcctaatttgagagaagttgtatcattatttttcatagtggattccttctactcttaCCCGTGGTTTTTCTCTCGatttgtttgggggttttccacgtaaatctgGGCGTCAATTCCTCTTTTCTAATTTCTTATTTTAGCCGTGTGATATTGTTCCTACCCATGACGAGTATTATTGGGAATGCTTGTTTTTGACAAAAATGGCAAACTCGAACCGAACATTCCAAGAGAATGTGTCTCGGTTTCTTGCAGTAATTGTAGAATTTATTCGAAGACCCAGATGGAGCCTTTTGTTGTTGTGGTGAGGTCCCCTGGGAGTGGCGAAGGCAGCATCTGTAGGGGTCGTCTTGCAAGGGGCAATGCGAGTTTCCTCCAAGAGAAGTTTAGTGACAGCTTGATCCAAAGTAGGTAAGGGACTGCGATCAAGGAAAGATGAACGGACATGCTCGGAGTCATCAGTGAGGGTCATTAGAAAAAAAAACCAAGTGTTGATGATCCCGATAGTTGGAAAATTTTTTAGCAATAGTGGCATCTGTAAATTCTATTTCTGAGGAAGCAAGTTGATCCCAAATATAATGCATCTCAGACAGGAATTTATTGATGGATTGCCCAACTTGTTGTTGCATATGGTGTAGGGTGCCCAGAAATTGATATTGAGGAGACAAATCTGCAGTGTGTAACATTTTTCTAGAAAGACCCAAAGTGATTTGGCAGTTTAGAATCTCCAAAACTGAAGACTAATGGAGTGTATGCAAGTGTTGCAAATCCAAGTGCTGATCTGGTGGTTTTTGCTATCCCACTTCTCAAGACAGTCTATGTATTTGATGTTGGCTTCACCATCAATTTTCTCCAGTTCGGTGACATCACCAGTGACATATCGTCAAAGCTGTTTGCCCTTGAGAAAGCTCGACATAGCTTGAGCCTATATAGTGTAGTTGGGACCTTCCATAATGATGACAATTGGTTTTGACGCCTCAAGATGCTCCATAGTGTGTGGAGGTGACGACAGTGGCGGCCGAAAACAGGCGACTTTGGTCTGAGGCAACAACCGGAGACCAGCGGTTAGAGGCAATGATCGGGGATGAGCAGCGACGGCCAGAGGCGGCGACTGGAGATGGGCGGCTGTGGTTGGATGCGGTGACCGGAGACAAGCGGGGGTGATCAAAGGCAGTGGTGGCGATCGGAGGAGGGCAGCGGGTAGAGGCAGCCGGACAGGTATGAAGAGGATATACGATAAGTCTTTCTGATGTGAAGGATCAACTAATAATAGTTACAATTACAAAGCATACTCAACTCTTGATATACGAAGACTGCACAAGAAGTATTTTTTATGTGAAAGATCCACTTATAGGGGCAATCACAGAGCATACTCAACTCTTGATAGGCAAAGGACCACTAAAAGGAAATAgtgactctgataccatattaagagagagagagagagagacaatatAAGAGAAAAGAATTGTATTGAATGGTGTGATTTGTATACAAAAGGGGTATCCTATTTATAGTCTAATCTAAGGGAAAGGTTTGTTTACCATCGGACTATTATCAGTTTCTTCTGCCAATCAAACTATAGATATCTTCACTAAGACGCGTCCTCATGGATGCCTTCAGAATTTAGTTTTCAAACTCAAATTGGTCTCCATTTagccaccttgagtttgaggggagTTGTTAATGTATATAACACTTATTCCACATTGATTTGATAAACAAACATTTCCCTTAAACTAGACTAAAAAATAGGATACCCTTCTTGTATACAAATCATACCATTCAATACAATTCTCTTCTCTTAAAGTAAATGGCACCTTTATGTTCAATGCTTACCAAACGGGACATGACGGAGCTTCCATATCCAGCATCAAAGCTTCCCACCTGCATATTCACGTGATATGGTAATTATGATCCCAATATCAACGAGAACATATCATGCTCATCATAAAACATAATCTGTATAGCAGGGTGGCTGAAGGAATCCTGTGAACCTCAACATGTTTGATCAATCCTAGCAAGCCAGTTGAAACAAGAGGTTGAAAATTCACAAGAGCAGCACCTTTGGGCCAGTCTGACCAAAAATCGCATTGTCTGCAGCAATCGTTAGATCACAGACCATGTGCAATACATGCCCCCCTCCAACAGCATAACCAGCAACCTGGATTTGACAATAAGAGATTTAAGAGGATAATACAGAGTCCAAACTCCAAACTTATGCGGAAAAAACCAATGAAGAGGTGAAGGCGCATtgtggagaaaaaaataaaataccattGCTATTACAGGCTTTGGAAGTCGCCGAATCTGCACCTGTAAAGATGACACgacaaaattatttattttttattttttgggggtCAGCCGGTGACTGGGGGGCAGCAGTTGAGGTCAAATCTATTCAATTTTCCACAAGACTAAGGAAGGAGCGGGATGCAAATGATTTAGAAACAAAGATTATAAGAAAATTCGTTCTCTTCGAATTGATTTCTACCTGCAGATCTAAAACATTAAGACGACCAAAATTCTCATTATCAGCATAGCCGTCCCCCCTCCTTAATGCTTGATCACCACCACTACAGAATGCCTTTGTTCCCTATAGCCGCTAGTCAAAATTGAATCAATACATGGCTCAATGAAGTAGAAcacagtaaaaaaaaaatcaaaaattcctGGGACATCCCCAAGTCAAACTTTCATAGACATGTAGGAGGCaggaaaacataaaaaaattgCATTGCAAATGGCGCTTCCTAGTTTTAGCGTGTACTTTTTAACATCCTGAAGGATACTGATATAAATCCTAAATTTAAATAAAGAATTAACTGTCAATTGATCATATCTGCTCATCGATTCACAAAAATTCTTAGGCTAGATGGTTAGTATAAAGAAATGGGATTTTAGatcttttcttattttatttttcattgcaATAGTACACTGCTGCGAATAGCAGGcacaataaatcaaaacaaacctAGGGACGCATTTGTCCACAAACTCTATAACATAATTTTCGCTTACACACACTGCTCTGtaaattgaaatgtgaatgtaGACGCAATGAGAGGTACCTTCCCGGTAAGAATGATGACTCCAACTGAACTATCATCCCTGGCATCATTAAATGCCCAACTGAGCTCCTTGATTGTCTGCGGCCGGAAAGCATTTCTTCTCTCTGGTCTGTTAATTGTAATCTAGAGGAGGCGAAAAACAGTATAGACATGACCAAATTAGAGCCCCGAAATTCTTAATATTTTGGCATTTGCCCCTCATAAGCACGAAACTAAGTCGAAAACGTTGTAACAATGGAGCTACATCAGCCTATTCAGAACAATAAAATAAGCTTAACAAACAAGTTTTCCATAGACACTTCCAATTATCAAAAGCCTTCAAATTGATTACTACACCACGGGTACGGTTCTCTTGAGGAATTGGCAAAGTTGGGTAAATTGGACGTCAATATGAACAgttaattcaaattttttttttaaaaaaatctgaCCTTGGCGATGCCTTCTCCGACCGCTTTCTCGTAAACGATATCGGTGAACTCCTCGCCAGATTCATCACCGCGCGCAACGACTCTCCACACGGCCTCGTGATCGGGAACTTCGCCGTGAACCCTGCGGTAGCTGTCGTTCGCGGACGCAGCGTTGGCGCACGAGACGATGGAGCTGCGATTGGGTACCGCAGGGTGAGCCGGAACCATGAGATGGTTGGCCACAGCGGCCAGCCTCCTTCTCGCGGCGTTGATGTCCTCCTCCGCCATCAATATATTCACTTGGGAAGCTTGAGATATCGAAAAGCGAATGTCACCGCTAAGATTGATGAAGAACTTTTAGTTTAGATTCGTCGAGGCATGGCACGACGAGGAAAGCTCCGCAAGCAGTGGATAAGCTAAGGACTGCTGTGCAAGAAGACTACGAACTCCAGCTGCAGAGGAAATTGCCGGCAGCAGTGGATAatggatatgaaaaatatatCTCGATAATTCGTGTGTTGAAAAATTGATTAGGTTGAATTTATTTATtaagatattttttttctttgattaaaattttatattggaTTGCCACTAGATGTTTTTCGTGTATCCTTTAAATAGGATACTTTTAAGTTGGAATCCTAGTTCTAAATTAGTGAATATTTTCAAGAGaacattaaaataaataaattatttaaaaatattttaatttgagtTTTCAATGATATTAGCTCTCTAAATTCACGAGTTGCATAGTTTAACGATTCATTTGCTTAGTTTGCAAGTTGGTCATTGAAAGTAATAATAAGCTTGCGCATAGTAAGTTAgcgaatatatttatttataagtTCAATGTTAGGTTATTTCT
Coding sequences within:
- the LOC131144330 gene encoding 1,4-dihydroxy-2-naphthoyl-CoA synthase, peroxisomal isoform X4, which translates into the protein MAEEDINAARRRLAAVANHLMVPAHPAVPNRSSIVSCANAASANDSYRRVHGEVPDHEAVWRVVARGDESGEEFTDIVYEKAVGEGIAKITINRPERRNAFRPQTIKELSWAFNDARDDSSVGVIILTGKGTKAFCSGGDQALRRGDGYADNENFGRLNVLDLQVQIRRLPKPVIAMVAGYAVGGGHVLHMVCDLTIAADNAIFGQTGPKVGSFDAGYGSSVMSRLLENLEKETVKWCREILRNSPTAIRVLKSALNAVDDGHAGLQELAGNATLIFYGTEEGNEGKSAYLQRRPPDFSKFPRRP
- the LOC131144330 gene encoding 1,4-dihydroxy-2-naphthoyl-CoA synthase, peroxisomal isoform X2 → MAEEDINAARRRLAAVANHLMVPAHPAVPNRSSIVSCANAASANDSYRRVHGEVPDHEAVWRVVARGDESGEEFTDIVYEKAVGEGIAKITINRPERRNAFRPQTIKELSWAFNDARDDSSVGVIILTGKGTKAFCSGGDQALRRGDGYADNENFGRLNVLDLQVQIRRLPKPVIAMVAGYAVGGGHVLHMVCDLTIAADNAIFGQTGPKVGSFDAGYGSSVMSRLIGPKKAREMWFLTRFYTASEAEKMGLVNVVVPLENLEKETVKWCREILRNSPTAIRVLKSALNAVDDGHAGLQELAGNATLIFYGTEEGNEGKSAYLQRRPPDFSKFPRRP
- the LOC131144330 gene encoding 1,4-dihydroxy-2-naphthoyl-CoA synthase, peroxisomal isoform X1 codes for the protein MAEEDINAARRRLAAVANHLMVPAHPAVPNRSSIVSCANAASANDSYRRVHGEVPDHEAVWRVVARGDESGEEFTDIVYEKAVGEGIAKITINRPERRNAFRPQTIKELSWAFNDARDDSSVGVIILTGKGTKAFCSGGDQALRRGDGYADNENFGRLNVLDLQVQIRRLPKPVIAMVAGYAVGGGHVLHMVCDLTIAADNAIFGQTGPKVGSFDAGYGSSVMSRLIGPKKAREMWFLTRFYTASEAEKMGLVNVVVPLENLEKETVKWCREILRNSPTAIRVLKSALNAVDDGHAGLQVPPILSILLKWGLQTIEQNGCTAMAPMDALLQCSSPADAAILFFLSPSNEIMFCATFHSQELAGNATLIFYGTEEGNEGKSAYLQRRPPDFSKFPRRP
- the LOC131144330 gene encoding 1,4-dihydroxy-2-naphthoyl-CoA synthase, peroxisomal isoform X3 encodes the protein MAEEDINAARRRLAAVANHLMVPAHPAVPNRSSIVSCANAASANDSYRRVHGEVPDHEAVWRVVARGDESGEEFTDIVYEKAVGEGIAKITINRPERRNAFRPQTIKELSWAFNDARDDSSVGVIILTGKGTKAFCSGGDQALRRGDGYADNENFGRLNVLDLQVQIRRLPKPVIAMVAGYAVGGGHVLHMVCDLTIAADNAIFGQTGPKIGPKKAREMWFLTRFYTASEAEKMGLVNVVVPLENLEKETVKWCREILRNSPTAIRVLKSALNAVDDGHAGLQELAGNATLIFYGTEEGNEGKSAYLQRRPPDFSKFPRRP